In bacterium, one DNA window encodes the following:
- a CDS encoding aldehyde dehydrogenase family protein — protein MNENNPISGIDIEQIISNAVKAAETFRRLDQAETDRITRAVFEAGFNNRHHLAKLAYKETKLGRWEDKVIKNVIATRFVYEDIKDIKTVGVIAEDKEHGIVEVAQPMGPIFAVTPITNPTSTVLFKILISMKSRNPIIIRPHGSARKCSVEACRITYDAALKAGAPENCIQWIKTSTKEEVLALMAHRKIALILATGSVELVRASYRSGNPAIGIGPGNVPVYIGKSAVIPFAVEQIIISKTFDNGTVCASEQAVVVNKSNANEVITEFKKQKAYFLSDEEIKRLEPVVFNKEQIVMRVEVIGQPAHLIAEMAGIKVPPDTTVLIAPLKDVGIEAPISLEILAPILAFYVAEDFEQAIALCCKINQHGGLGHTASIFSNDEDKIAYFASVVNAGRILVNTPASQGALGGTYNKLRPSLMLACGSGGKNITTDNISVRHLLNIYRIAKRNVCLHMQDRYIHNYLDDHLDAREIEKLG, from the coding sequence ATGAACGAGAATAATCCCATATCCGGCATCGATATTGAGCAGATCATTTCAAATGCGGTAAAAGCTGCTGAAACCTTCAGGCGCTTAGACCAGGCAGAAACCGACCGCATAACAAGAGCCGTTTTTGAGGCGGGGTTCAATAACCGTCATCACTTAGCCAAACTGGCATACAAAGAGACCAAGCTGGGCAGATGGGAAGACAAAGTCATCAAAAACGTCATTGCCACCCGCTTCGTCTATGAAGACATTAAAGACATCAAAACTGTCGGCGTCATTGCTGAGGACAAAGAACATGGGATCGTCGAGGTAGCACAACCCATGGGTCCGATTTTCGCGGTCACGCCTATAACCAACCCCACTTCAACGGTTCTTTTCAAGATCTTGATTTCCATGAAGTCGAGAAACCCGATCATCATCCGACCGCACGGTTCAGCCAGAAAGTGTTCAGTTGAAGCATGCCGCATTACTTATGACGCTGCGCTCAAAGCCGGCGCTCCGGAGAACTGCATACAATGGATAAAAACGTCGACCAAAGAGGAAGTGCTGGCGCTGATGGCGCACAGGAAGATTGCCCTCATTTTGGCCACCGGTTCGGTTGAACTCGTGAGAGCATCTTACCGGTCCGGCAATCCGGCGATCGGTATAGGTCCGGGGAACGTACCAGTCTACATTGGGAAATCAGCAGTTATTCCCTTTGCCGTTGAACAAATCATCATTTCCAAAACATTCGATAATGGAACCGTCTGCGCCAGCGAGCAGGCAGTCGTCGTCAATAAATCAAATGCCAACGAGGTGATTACAGAATTTAAAAAACAAAAAGCCTATTTCCTTTCTGATGAGGAAATAAAGCGCCTTGAGCCAGTTGTATTCAATAAAGAACAGATAGTCATGAGGGTTGAAGTCATTGGTCAACCCGCCCATTTGATCGCGGAAATGGCTGGCATCAAAGTGCCGCCAGACACCACGGTTTTGATTGCTCCCCTCAAAGACGTTGGTATCGAAGCTCCGATATCGCTTGAAATACTTGCTCCGATTCTGGCATTTTATGTTGCTGAAGACTTTGAACAAGCTATTGCACTTTGCTGTAAGATAAACCAGCATGGCGGACTGGGGCATACCGCAAGCATTTTCTCGAATGATGAAGACAAGATAGCATATTTTGCTTCGGTCGTGAACGCGGGCCGGATCCTGGTGAACACGCCTGCGTCGCAGGGCGCTCTGGGAGGCACATACAATAAACTCAGACCCTCACTAATGCTTGCCTGCGGTTCCGGCGGGAAAAATATCACCACCGACAACATCTCGGTCCGGCACCTCTTGAACATCTACCGCATAGCCAAGCGCAATGTGTGCCTTCATATGCAAGACCGTTATATTCACAATTACCTCGACGACCACCTTGATGCCCGAGAGATCGAAAAGCTTGGTTAG